The Gammaproteobacteria bacterium region GCCCCGATCGAAAGGTGATCGCGTCAAGGTGAACCCTTGCGGCGCGCGGTCGGCGAAAGATGCCTTGCTTAACTGTCGGTACACGCAGGCATTTCTGGTTCTGCCCCCATGAGTGATAGGCGCAGTAGGTCGAGCAGGGAGAGGCGCGACAGCGACACGATCCGTTTTGTCGTGCGCCCGAATCGCTCTTTGCCGGCAACCGGTATCGTTGGGTTATTCGTGGCGTCGGCGGCGATAGTGCTGACGGTTGGGGTTGGGTTTACGTTGGCAGGAGCATGGATGGTCTTGCTGTTTGCCGGGCTCGAGGTTGTCGTTATTGGTGCGTTATGCGCCTGGCTGTATCGCCATCTCGACGATGCCGAGCAAGTGGTTATCGACGCCGAGCGCGTACGATTGATCCGGCGAATCGGCGGCAGGGAATCGCACGATGATTTTCCGCGGTATTGGGCGCGTGTCGCCCTGGACCGCAGCCAAGACGAGCACCGCCCTTCGCGGTTGCAGATCGGGTCGCACGGCAGGTTTGTGAGCCTGGCCGAATATATTAATGAAGGCGATCGACTAGTCTTGGCAGAGCAGTTACGGAAGGTGTTGCAGCCCTGAGGCGCGCCCGGTTCCGGATCCGTTTTCGATTCTAATTTTTGGGAGACAAGCATGTGCGTTGTTCGTAGCCAAAGCCGTGTCGGCGTCCGGTCGTTGGGCGCGCGCCTGATTCTCGGCATCGGGCTGGCGCTCGTGTCGGGGCTGGCGGCGGCCGATTACGGTCTCAACTTCCAGCGTCCGGTCACGTCGATCGCGCATAAAGTCCTCGAGTTGCATAACCTCATTTTCGTGATCTGCGCCGTGGTCGGCATGGTTGTGTTCGCGTTCATGTTCTATTCCATCATCGTCCATCGCAAGAGCCGCGGTTATAAGCCGGCGACGTTTCACGATAACGTCAAGCTCGAAGTCCTATGGACCGTGGTCCCGTTTCTGATCCTGGTCGGCATGGCGATTCCGTCGACGGCGACGCTGCTGAAAATGAGCGATACCAGCAAGGCCGATATGTCGGTGAAGATCACCGGTTATCAGTGGAAGTGGCGTTACGACTACCTCGACCAAGACGTCGGTTTCTTCAGCACACTCTCCACCCCGCGCGAGCAGATCGAGAACAAGGCCGACAAGAGCCGGACCTATTTGCTCGAAGTCGACCAGCCGATCGTATTGCCGGTCGGTAAGAAAGTCCGTCTGCTCATGACCGGCAACGACGTCATCCATTCTTGGTGGGTGCCGCAGCTCGCCATAAAGACCGATGCCATCCCCGGCTTTATCAACGAAGCCTGGACCAAAATCGACGAGCCCGGTAT contains the following coding sequences:
- a CDS encoding DUF2244 domain-containing protein produces the protein MRPNRSLPATGIVGLFVASAAIVLTVGVGFTLAGAWMVLLFAGLEVVVIGALCAWLYRHLDDAEQVVIDAERVRLIRRIGGRESHDDFPRYWARVALDRSQDEHRPSRLQIGSHGRFVSLAEYINEGDRLVLAEQLRKVLQP
- the coxB gene encoding cytochrome c oxidase subunit II codes for the protein MCVVRSQSRVGVRSLGARLILGIGLALVSGLAAADYGLNFQRPVTSIAHKVLELHNLIFVICAVVGMVVFAFMFYSIIVHRKSRGYKPATFHDNVKLEVLWTVVPFLILVGMAIPSTATLLKMSDTSKADMSVKITGYQWKWRYDYLDQDVGFFSTLSTPREQIENKADKSRTYLLEVDQPIVLPVGKKVRLLMTGNDVIHSWWVPQLAIKTDAIPGFINEAWTKIDEPGIYRGQCAELCGKDHGFMPIVVQAVSQEEFDKWVVAQKQQAAAAANDVNKVWTKEELMAKGKQVFQTCGACHGANGEGIGPFPKLAGSKTVTGPLADHIKTVLNGRPGTAMQAFGAQMNDADIAAVVTYERNSFGNTTGDVVQPSQVKAAR